From the Streptomyces sp. KMM 9044 genome, one window contains:
- a CDS encoding TOBE domain-containing protein: MQSYTIGQAARLLGVSPDTARRWADAGRVTTHRDEGGRRLIDGQDLAAFSVDLAKAGATEEGTPYTSTRNAFPGIVTAIKLGDVAAQVEIQAGPHRLVSLLTREAVEELGLEVGMEATARVKSTNVHIDRI, translated from the coding sequence ATGCAGTCCTACACGATCGGCCAGGCAGCGCGGCTGCTCGGCGTCAGCCCGGACACCGCCCGCCGCTGGGCGGACGCGGGCCGGGTCACCACCCACCGCGACGAAGGCGGCCGGCGGCTCATCGACGGGCAGGACCTGGCGGCGTTCTCGGTCGACCTCGCGAAGGCCGGCGCGACCGAGGAGGGCACGCCGTACACCTCGACGCGCAACGCCTTCCCCGGCATCGTCACCGCGATCAAGCTCGGCGACGTGGCCGCCCAGGTCGAGATCCAGGCGGGCCCGCACCGACTGGTCTCGCTGCTGACCCGCGAGGCCGTCGAGGAACTCGGGCTGGAGGTCGGCATGGAGGCCACCGCCCGGGTGAAGTCGACAAACGTCCATATCGACCGCATCTGA